From the Musa acuminata AAA Group cultivar baxijiao chromosome BXJ1-2, Cavendish_Baxijiao_AAA, whole genome shotgun sequence genome, one window contains:
- the LOC135606656 gene encoding ribose-phosphate pyrophosphokinase 4-like, translating to MAIAAAAAGAVSSPNLYYRPGNPRLPHQQETAASATLIVKPKSAIFGRRALSSFLCDSQRNDDGRTGVLPIRSEMTTESATSDDPGFADRGAGLHHIPRISPLMAASPAVASSVALPPKRYKKSVCLFYCEEMRELAERVALESDSIYLRSISWRKFEDGFPNLFIPNAHGIRGQHVAFLASFSSPGVIFEQLSVIFALPRLFISSFTLVLPFFPTGSYERMEDEGDVATAFTLARTLSNIPISRGGPTSLVIFDIHALQERFYFGDSVLPCFESGVPLLKNRLQQLPDSENISIAFPDDGAWKRFHKQLQHFPMIICNKVREGDQRIVRLKEGDPRGRHVVIVDDLVQSGGTLIECQKVLAAHGAERVSAYVTHGIFPNRSWERFNNDNGVGPSNGLSYFWITDSCPLTVKEVKNRPPFEILSLAGEISAALQI from the exons ATGGCGattgcagcggcggcggcgggagcGGTTTCCTCCCCCAACCTATACTACCGCCCTGGCAACCCTCGCCTACCACATCAACAGGAAACAGCGGCTTCGGCGACACTCATCGTCAAGCCCAAATCGGCCATATTCGGGAGACGAGCACTGTCTTCTTTCCTCTGTGATTCCCAGCGGAATGATGACGGAAGGACTGGGGTACTTCCTATACGGTCAGAGATGACGACGGAGTCGGCGACGAGCGATGATCCAGGGTTTGCCGATAGAGGCGCGGGTCTTCACCACATCCCACGGATCTCCCCTCTTATGGCGGCGTCCCCGGCGGTTGCCTCTTCCGTTGCGCTGCCTCCGAAGAGGTACAAGAAGAGCGTTTGCCTCTTCTACTGCGAGGAGATGAGGGAGCTCGCCGAGCGCGTTGCCTTGGAGAGCGACTCCATCTATCTGCGTAGCATCTCTTGGAG GAAATTTGAGGATGGTTTCCCAAATTTATTCATCCCAAATGCTCATGGCATTCGTGGGCAACATGTAGCATTCTTGGCCTCATttagctctcctggagtaattttTGAGCAGCTGTCTGTCATCTTTGCGTTGCCAAGGTTGTTTATCTCCTCATTTACACTTGTTCTTCCCTTTTTTCCAACTGGATCTTATGAACGTATGGAAGATGAAGGGGATGTTGCAACAGCTTTTACCCTTGCTAGAACTTTGTCAAACATTCCAATATCAAGAGGTGGACCAACTAGTTTGGTCATTTTTGACATTCATGCCCTGCAG GAGAGATTCTACTTTGGAGACTCCGTCTTGCCATGCTTTGAGAGTGGGGTGCCTTTGCTAAAGAATAGACTTCAGCAACTACCAGATTCTGAAAAT ATATCTATTGCTTTTCCAGATGATGGTGCATGGAAGCGATTCCATAAGCAACTTCAACATTTTCCAATG ATTATTTGCAACAAAGTTAGGGAAGGTGATCAACGAATTGTACGTCTAAAAGAGGGTGATCCTAGAGGCCGTCATGTTGTTATAGTTGATGACTTGGTGCAATCAGGTGGTACTCTGATTGAATGCCAG AAAGTATTGGCTGCTCATGGGGCAGAGAGAGTCAGTGCCTATGTGACCCATGGTATCTTCCCTAATAGGTCATGGGAGCGATTCAATAATGACAATGGAG TGGGTCCATCAAATGGATTGAGCTACTTCTGGATAACTGATTCGTGCCCACTCACAGTAAAGGAAGTAAAGAACAGACCTCCCTTTGAAATTTTAAGCCTTGCTGGTGAAATTTCTGCTGCTCTTCAAATATAG